One stretch of Mycolicibacterium fallax DNA includes these proteins:
- a CDS encoding DUF937 domain-containing protein, with the protein MADLDDLFAQIPVADIANKLGADEGEVNNTIRALVPAMVGGLQVNAAEGDADRIVSAAEQHAASGLLDNGVTVDDVDAADGDKIVAKIFGGNDSTAVASALSSQGGTNSGLIQQLLPLLAPIVLAYIGKQFANRGGSQDSGQQSNQAQGSGNILGDLLGGILGGAGAGAGGGSNNPLGSILGSVLGGGGSNNAIGEILGGLLGGKK; encoded by the coding sequence TTCCGGTCGCGGACATCGCGAACAAGCTGGGCGCCGACGAGGGCGAGGTCAACAACACCATCCGTGCCCTGGTGCCGGCCATGGTGGGCGGGCTGCAGGTCAACGCCGCCGAGGGCGACGCCGACCGCATCGTCTCGGCCGCCGAGCAGCACGCCGCCAGCGGCCTGCTCGACAACGGTGTCACCGTCGATGACGTCGACGCCGCCGACGGCGACAAGATTGTCGCCAAGATCTTCGGCGGCAACGACAGCACCGCTGTGGCCTCCGCGCTGTCCAGCCAGGGCGGCACCAACAGCGGCCTGATCCAGCAGCTGCTGCCGCTGCTGGCCCCGATCGTGCTGGCCTACATCGGCAAGCAGTTCGCCAACCGCGGCGGCAGCCAGGACAGCGGGCAGCAGAGCAACCAGGCGCAGGGCTCGGGCAACATCCTCGGCGACCTGCTCGGCGGCATCCTCGGTGGTGCCGGCGCCGGTGCCGGCGGCGGTTCCAACAACCCGCTCGGCAGCATCCTGGGCAGCGTGCTGGGCGGCGGCGGTTCCAACAACGCCATCGGGGAGATCCTCGGCGGCCTGCTCGGCGGGAAGAAGTAG